The Pseudomonas sp. R4-35-07 genome contains a region encoding:
- a CDS encoding RDD family protein, translating to MPTAPLDTCYQIETPEGIDLPLRPAGLLPRAVAFAFDLLVRGVIMGVLLVPLALLGNLGLGLGSLLLFLVSWWYMVLFEVLNQGCSPGKQVMGLRVVQDDGTPIGWSASLIRNLLRFVDMLPFGYFFGAISCLQHPHFKRLGDLAAGTLVVYRDQASARPRIPQAAALRLPFALELSEQRAILGFAERQAELSAERVHELAAILAAPLQVSPARAVEQLNGVAHGLLGPT from the coding sequence ATGCCAACAGCTCCTCTGGATACCTGCTACCAGATCGAGACCCCCGAGGGTATCGACCTGCCCTTGCGCCCTGCCGGCCTACTGCCAAGGGCCGTGGCCTTTGCCTTCGACCTGCTCGTGCGCGGCGTGATCATGGGCGTTCTGCTGGTGCCCCTGGCGCTGCTTGGCAACCTCGGGCTCGGCTTGGGCTCCCTGCTGCTGTTCCTGGTCAGCTGGTGGTACATGGTGCTGTTCGAAGTGCTCAATCAGGGCTGCTCTCCCGGCAAGCAGGTCATGGGCCTGCGGGTGGTACAGGACGACGGCACCCCCATTGGCTGGTCGGCGTCGCTGATCCGCAACCTGCTGCGCTTTGTCGACATGCTGCCCTTCGGCTACTTCTTCGGCGCCATCAGTTGCCTGCAACATCCACACTTCAAGCGGCTCGGCGACCTGGCAGCGGGTACGCTGGTGGTCTACCGCGATCAGGCGTCGGCCCGCCCGCGCATCCCTCAGGCAGCCGCCCTGCGCCTGCCCTTCGCACTGGAGCTGAGCGAACAGCGGGCCATACTCGGTTTCGCCGAACGCCAGGCTGAATTGTCTGCCGAGCGGGTCCATGAACTGGCTGCCATCCTCGCCGCGCCCTTGCAGGTGTCTCCGGCTCGCGCCGTGGAGCAACTCAACGGTGTGGCCCACGGTTTGTTGGGGCCGACATGA
- a CDS encoding stage II sporulation protein M — protein MKQSLFESRHQQQWQTFAELLKQVEQGKACEATDFPYQYRRLCQHLALAQARGYSSYLVDHLQQLALRGHQQLYRHRSQTTANVLAFILAGFPRLVREQWRFVLISSLLFFGSLLGIALLVYLFPNLIYSIVSPQQVAEMQSMYDPAASRLGRAAERASSEDWMMFGYYVMHNIGIAFQTFAAGLLFGLGSVFFLVFNGLIIGAVSGYLSEIGYGQTFWSFVIGHGAFELSAIALAGAAGLQLGWSLIAPGPLARSESLRLAARKSVQMLCGVMLLLLIAAFIEAYWSSTTSIAPWIKYLVGSALWLFVAAYLIFAGRTRHAPD, from the coding sequence ATGAAGCAGAGCCTTTTTGAAAGCCGCCACCAGCAGCAATGGCAAACCTTCGCCGAACTGCTCAAACAGGTAGAGCAAGGCAAAGCCTGCGAGGCAACCGACTTCCCTTATCAATACCGCCGCCTCTGCCAACATCTGGCCCTGGCCCAGGCACGCGGCTATAGCAGCTACCTGGTAGACCACCTGCAACAACTGGCGCTGCGCGGTCACCAACAACTGTATCGCCATCGCAGTCAAACGACAGCCAACGTACTGGCGTTCATCCTCGCCGGTTTCCCGCGCCTGGTGCGCGAACAATGGCGCTTCGTACTGATTTCCAGTTTGCTGTTCTTCGGTAGCCTGCTCGGCATAGCGTTATTGGTGTACCTGTTCCCCAACCTGATCTACAGCATCGTCAGCCCGCAACAAGTGGCCGAGATGCAAAGCATGTACGACCCTGCCGCCAGCCGTCTGGGGCGTGCGGCCGAACGGGCCTCCAGCGAAGATTGGATGATGTTTGGCTATTACGTGATGCACAACATCGGCATCGCCTTCCAGACCTTCGCCGCCGGCTTGCTGTTCGGCCTGGGCAGCGTGTTCTTCCTGGTATTCAACGGCTTGATCATCGGCGCGGTCAGCGGGTACCTCAGTGAAATTGGCTACGGCCAGACGTTCTGGTCATTCGTGATCGGTCATGGCGCCTTCGAACTCAGCGCCATCGCACTGGCCGGTGCAGCGGGCCTGCAACTGGGTTGGTCGCTGATCGCGCCTGGGCCCCTGGCACGTAGCGAATCCCTGCGCCTGGCGGCCCGCAAAAGCGTGCAGATGCTGTGCGGGGTCATGTTATTGCTGCTGATCGCAGCATTCATCGAAGCCTACTGGTCATCCACCACGAGCATTGCGCCCTGGATCAAATACCTCGTGGGCAGCGCACTTTGGCTGTTCGTGGCCGCCTACCTGATCTTCGCCGGCAGGACTCGCCATGCGCCTGACTGA